From the Micromonospora sediminicola genome, one window contains:
- the serS gene encoding serine--tRNA ligase, which translates to MLDMELIRKDREAVATALAKRLDPAEVTRALDDIQRLDQERRALITEIDAERQRRKAEARAYAEAKRSGATPQPGAPEAERKQLAELESQLDEVQSRLRSAMSELPNLPADDVVAGGKEANRVVRTFGEPPAVEKVRDHVELSRALGLVDHERGVKLGGSGFWMYTGMGARLEWALVNWLIEQNIQAGYEFLLPPHLLLDTAGFAAGQFPKFYDDVYHLDRQSAPRGQFLLPTSETAILGAYQDEILETGRLPVKAFAYTPCYRREAAGSHSDERGTVRGHQFNKVEIFQFTLPEQAGEALEAMVGHVEGLVDRLGLHFQTSLLAAGDASASMKKTLDVEVWMPSTGKYKEVSSVSWAGDYQARRAAIRYREPGAKQTRFVHTLNGSALATSRLFPAILEQCQQPDGSVVVPEVLRDKLGTDRLTPR; encoded by the coding sequence ATGCTCGACATGGAGTTGATCCGGAAGGATCGCGAGGCGGTGGCGACCGCGCTGGCGAAGCGTCTGGATCCCGCCGAGGTCACCCGGGCGCTGGACGACATCCAGCGGCTCGACCAGGAACGACGCGCGCTGATCACGGAGATCGACGCCGAGCGGCAGCGCCGCAAGGCCGAGGCGCGCGCGTACGCGGAGGCGAAGCGGTCCGGCGCCACGCCGCAGCCGGGCGCCCCGGAGGCCGAGCGCAAGCAGCTCGCGGAGCTGGAGTCCCAGCTCGACGAGGTGCAGTCCCGGCTCCGCTCGGCGATGAGCGAGCTGCCCAACCTGCCCGCCGACGACGTGGTCGCCGGGGGCAAGGAGGCCAACCGGGTGGTGCGGACGTTCGGTGAGCCGCCGGCCGTCGAGAAGGTGCGCGACCACGTGGAGCTGAGCCGCGCGCTCGGCCTGGTCGACCACGAGCGGGGCGTGAAGCTCGGCGGCTCGGGCTTCTGGATGTACACCGGCATGGGCGCCCGGCTGGAGTGGGCGCTGGTCAACTGGCTGATCGAGCAGAACATCCAGGCCGGCTACGAGTTCCTGCTCCCGCCGCACCTGCTGCTGGACACCGCCGGCTTCGCCGCCGGGCAGTTCCCGAAGTTCTACGACGACGTCTACCACCTGGACCGGCAGTCCGCCCCGCGCGGGCAGTTCCTGCTGCCCACGTCGGAGACGGCGATCCTCGGCGCCTACCAGGACGAGATCCTGGAGACGGGCCGGCTGCCGGTCAAGGCGTTCGCCTACACCCCGTGCTACCGCCGCGAGGCGGCCGGCTCGCACTCGGACGAGCGCGGCACGGTGCGCGGCCACCAGTTCAACAAGGTGGAGATCTTCCAGTTCACGCTGCCGGAGCAGGCGGGCGAGGCGCTGGAGGCGATGGTCGGGCACGTCGAGGGCCTGGTCGACAGGCTCGGTCTGCACTTCCAGACCAGCCTGCTCGCCGCCGGTGACGCGAGCGCCTCGATGAAGAAGACGCTCGACGTCGAGGTGTGGATGCCGAGCACCGGCAAGTACAAGGAGGTGTCGTCGGTCTCCTGGGCCGGCGACTACCAGGCCCGCCGGGCGGCCATCCGCTACCGCGAGCCGGGCGCGAAGCAGACCCGGTTCGTGCACACGCTCAACGGCTCGGCGCTGGCCACCAGCCGGCTGTTCCCGGCCATCCTGGAGCAGTGCCAGCAGCCCGACGGCTCGGTCGTGGTCCCCGAGGTGCTGCGCGACAAGCTCGGCACCGACCGCCTCACCCCGCGCTGA
- a CDS encoding alpha-amylase, which yields MHRRRCRAAALVLGLAASLLVPTTVAAPPAAAATPGSKKVIVQLFEWNWTSVANECTSTLGPKGYGYVQVSPPQEHVNSSPWWVSYQPVSYRIESRKGTRAQFQSMVNTCHNAGVKVIVDAVVNHMSGQENGGTGWAGTSYGHYNYPGVYSSQDFHYCGRNGNNDIANYNDRYEVQNCELVNLADLKTESDYVRTRLATYLNDLLSLGVDGFRLDGSKHMPAADIAAIKAKLSRSAYLVQEVIYGAGEPVQPTEYTGNGDVHEFRYGKDLARMFNNERLAYLRNFGESWGYLSSAKAVVFTDNHDTQREGGVLTYRDRGEYALANAFMLAWPYGTPAVMSSFTYSGRDQGPPSDGSNKVTNTTCYSGWECEHRWPVIANMVGFRNATEGAGVTNWYDNGYQHIAFSRAGKGYLTVNDEDSAISGRSYYTGLPAGRYCDVIHGTFSNGSCSGPVITVDSAGWFAATVNAHDAIAIHVGAKLS from the coding sequence ATGCATCGACGCCGATGCCGCGCCGCGGCCCTCGTCCTGGGCCTGGCCGCGAGCCTGCTCGTCCCGACCACAGTGGCGGCTCCCCCGGCCGCCGCCGCAACCCCCGGAAGCAAGAAGGTCATCGTCCAGCTCTTCGAGTGGAACTGGACCTCGGTGGCCAACGAGTGCACCAGCACGCTCGGCCCCAAGGGCTACGGCTACGTCCAGGTGTCCCCGCCGCAGGAACACGTCAACAGCAGCCCGTGGTGGGTGTCCTACCAGCCGGTCAGCTACCGGATCGAGTCCCGCAAGGGCACCCGGGCCCAGTTCCAGTCCATGGTGAACACCTGCCACAACGCCGGCGTCAAGGTGATCGTCGACGCCGTGGTCAACCACATGTCCGGGCAGGAGAACGGCGGCACCGGCTGGGCCGGCACGTCGTACGGCCACTACAACTACCCGGGCGTCTACTCGTCGCAGGACTTCCACTACTGCGGCCGCAACGGCAACAACGACATCGCCAACTACAACGACCGGTACGAGGTGCAGAACTGCGAACTGGTCAACCTCGCCGACCTCAAGACCGAGTCGGACTACGTCCGCACCCGGCTGGCCACGTACCTCAACGACCTGCTCTCGCTCGGCGTCGACGGGTTCCGGCTGGACGGCAGCAAGCACATGCCGGCCGCCGACATCGCGGCGATCAAGGCCAAGCTGTCCCGGTCGGCGTACCTGGTGCAGGAGGTCATCTACGGCGCGGGTGAGCCGGTCCAGCCGACCGAGTACACCGGCAACGGCGACGTGCACGAGTTCCGGTACGGCAAGGACCTGGCCCGGATGTTCAACAACGAGCGGCTGGCGTACCTGCGCAACTTCGGCGAGTCCTGGGGCTACCTGTCGAGCGCGAAGGCGGTGGTCTTCACCGACAACCACGACACCCAGCGCGAGGGCGGCGTGCTCACCTACCGCGACCGTGGCGAGTACGCCCTGGCCAACGCGTTCATGCTGGCCTGGCCGTACGGCACCCCGGCGGTGATGTCGAGCTTCACGTACTCCGGTCGGGACCAGGGTCCCCCGTCGGACGGCAGCAACAAGGTCACCAACACCACCTGCTACTCGGGCTGGGAGTGTGAGCACCGCTGGCCGGTCATCGCCAACATGGTCGGCTTCCGCAACGCCACCGAGGGTGCCGGAGTCACCAACTGGTACGACAACGGCTACCAGCACATCGCGTTCAGCCGGGCCGGCAAGGGCTACCTGACCGTCAACGACGAGGACTCCGCGATCAGCGGCCGGTCGTACTACACCGGCCTGCCGGCCGGGCGCTACTGCGACGTCATCCACGGCACGTTCAGCAACGGCTCGTGCAGCGGACCGGTGATCACCGTGGACTCGGCGGGCTGGTTCGCGGCCACCGTCAACGCGCACGACGCGATCGCCATCCACGTCGGCGCGAAACTGAGCTGA
- a CDS encoding saccharopine dehydrogenase family protein: MRADRPYDLVLFGATGFTGGLTAEYLARHAPDRLRWALAGRNPAKLAAVRDRLAAIDPGLADLPLLTADVTDPASLRAVAESARVVASTVGPYVHHGAPLVAACAGAGTDYLDITGEPEFVDLMYVRHHAEAVRTGARLVHACGFDSIPHDLGVWYTVKQLPTDGPVTVDGYVRAGGRFSAGTYHSALTAFARTGEASRAARARRAVEPRPEGRRVRAVPGRVGRVREFDQWAVPLPTIDPQVVRRSAAARPEYGPDFRYRHFAAVKRLPTVLVAGAGLAGVLGLVKVPPTRRWLLGRLASGQGPSAEQRAKSWFRVRFVGAGGGRRVVTEVSGGDPGYDETAKMLAESALCLAFDDLPETAGQVTPVAAMGDALLDRLVRAGITFRTLPEGR, encoded by the coding sequence ATGCGCGCAGACCGTCCGTACGACCTCGTCCTGTTCGGTGCCACCGGCTTCACCGGCGGCCTGACCGCGGAGTACCTGGCCCGGCACGCGCCGGACCGGCTGCGCTGGGCGCTCGCCGGGCGCAACCCGGCCAAGCTCGCCGCCGTCCGCGACCGGCTGGCCGCGATCGACCCCGGCCTGGCCGACCTGCCCCTGCTCACCGCGGACGTGACCGACCCGGCGTCGCTGCGGGCGGTGGCGGAGAGCGCCCGGGTGGTCGCCAGCACCGTCGGCCCGTACGTGCACCACGGAGCCCCGCTGGTGGCCGCCTGCGCCGGCGCCGGCACCGACTACCTCGACATCACCGGCGAGCCGGAGTTCGTCGACCTCATGTACGTGCGGCACCACGCCGAGGCGGTGCGCACCGGCGCGCGCCTGGTGCACGCCTGCGGCTTCGACTCGATCCCGCACGACCTGGGCGTCTGGTACACGGTCAAGCAGCTTCCCACCGACGGCCCGGTCACGGTCGACGGCTACGTGCGGGCCGGTGGCCGCTTCTCCGCCGGCACGTACCACTCGGCGCTGACCGCGTTCGCCCGCACCGGCGAGGCGAGCCGGGCGGCCCGGGCCCGCCGCGCGGTGGAGCCGCGACCGGAGGGGCGGCGGGTGCGGGCGGTGCCCGGCAGGGTGGGCCGGGTCCGGGAGTTCGACCAGTGGGCGGTCCCGCTGCCCACGATCGACCCGCAGGTCGTCCGCCGGTCCGCGGCGGCCCGCCCGGAGTACGGCCCGGACTTCCGCTACCGGCACTTCGCGGCGGTGAAACGGCTGCCCACCGTGCTGGTGGCCGGCGCCGGCCTGGCCGGTGTGCTCGGGCTGGTCAAGGTGCCGCCGACCCGGCGCTGGCTGCTCGGTCGGCTCGCCTCCGGCCAGGGGCCGAGCGCCGAGCAGCGGGCGAAGTCCTGGTTCCGGGTGCGGTTCGTGGGCGCCGGCGGCGGCCGGCGGGTGGTGACCGAGGTGTCCGGCGGCGACCCCGGCTACGACGAGACGGCCAAGATGCTCGCCGAGTCGGCGCTCTGCCTGGCGTTCGACGACCTGCCGGAGACCGCCGGCCAGGTCACCCCGGTGGCCGCGATGGGTGACGCGTTGCTGGACCGGCTGGTCCGGGCCGGGATCACGTTCCGCACCCTGCCCGAGGGACGTTGA
- a CDS encoding DNA polymerase III subunit beta family protein: MTAVESELRSIGELARASGLTISALRFYDRSGVLTPALVDPVTGYRWYTGDQVAPARLVAGLRRVGMPLAGIAEALRHRHRPAEVHRLLDAHLRRLEDGLTDARRELSRIRRLIDPEETTVTTRLVLSRAALSEAVDAVRFAVGADPELPALSGVLLAVEPDGVHLSATDRFRMAVARVDATVDGPPVTALLPVAAVDELRAALDTDAGPTVAAEVAADRVTVSVGDRPVTAVPLPYDFPDVRRLLRARVGDAPAYRIRVDGAALRAALTAADVPVCHRAHDGVAHEVVALGLDGRGELRLVDPEAAPAADGLRVGVNREYLLDALDAGGGQLVLELDGPITPLAVRRADDAHAFSVLMPVRL; the protein is encoded by the coding sequence ATGACGGCCGTGGAGAGCGAGCTTCGCAGCATCGGTGAGCTGGCCCGGGCCAGCGGGTTGACGATCAGCGCCCTGCGGTTCTACGACCGTTCCGGGGTGCTGACGCCGGCCCTGGTGGACCCGGTGACCGGCTACCGCTGGTACACCGGCGACCAGGTGGCGCCGGCGCGCCTGGTGGCCGGGCTGCGGCGGGTCGGCATGCCGCTGGCCGGGATCGCCGAGGCGCTGCGGCACCGGCACCGGCCGGCCGAGGTGCACCGCCTGCTCGACGCGCACCTGCGGCGGCTGGAGGACGGCCTCACCGACGCGCGACGCGAACTCTCCCGGATCCGTCGACTGATCGACCCGGAGGAGACCACCGTGACCACCCGACTCGTGCTGTCCCGCGCCGCCCTGTCCGAGGCGGTGGACGCCGTACGCTTCGCCGTCGGCGCCGACCCGGAGCTGCCGGCCCTGTCCGGCGTGCTGCTGGCGGTCGAGCCGGACGGCGTGCACCTGTCCGCCACCGACCGTTTCCGGATGGCCGTGGCCCGGGTCGACGCCACGGTCGACGGCCCGCCGGTGACCGCGCTGCTGCCGGTGGCCGCCGTCGACGAGCTGCGCGCCGCGCTGGACACCGACGCCGGGCCGACCGTGGCGGCCGAGGTCGCCGCGGACCGGGTGACCGTCTCGGTCGGGGACCGGCCGGTGACCGCCGTCCCGCTGCCGTACGACTTCCCGGACGTCCGCCGGCTGCTGCGCGCGCGGGTCGGCGACGCGCCCGCGTACCGGATCCGGGTGGACGGCGCGGCGCTGCGCGCGGCGCTCACCGCGGCCGACGTCCCGGTCTGTCACCGGGCGCACGACGGGGTCGCGCACGAGGTGGTGGCCCTGGGCCTGGACGGCCGGGGCGAGCTGCGCCTGGTCGACCCGGAGGCCGCGCCGGCCGCGGACGGGTTGCGGGTCGGGGTGAACCGGGAGTACCTGCTCGACGCGCTGGACGCCGGCGGCGGGCAGCTCGTGCTGGAGCTGGACGGGCCGATCACCCCGCTGGCGGTGCGCCGGGCCGACGACGCGCACGCGTTCTCCGTCCTCATGCCCGTGCGCCTGTAG
- a CDS encoding response regulator transcription factor, translated as MTEPIRLLLADDQALVRGALAALLSLEPDLTVVAEVSRGDEVVPEALRTRPDVALLDVEMPGLDGVAAAAALRGALPACRVLVVTTFGRPGYLRRAMEAGANGFVVKDTPARQLADAVRRVHAGLRVVDPTLAAETLATGSSPLTERETEVLRTARGGGTVAELAATLHLSEGTVRNHLSSAIGKTGARNRADAVRVAEANGWLLG; from the coding sequence GTGACCGAGCCGATCCGACTGCTGCTCGCCGACGACCAGGCGCTGGTGCGCGGCGCGCTGGCCGCGCTGCTGTCGCTGGAACCGGACCTGACCGTGGTGGCCGAGGTGAGCCGGGGCGACGAGGTGGTGCCGGAGGCGCTGCGTACCCGCCCCGACGTGGCGTTGCTCGACGTGGAGATGCCCGGCCTGGACGGGGTGGCCGCCGCGGCCGCGCTGCGCGGCGCGCTGCCCGCCTGCCGGGTGCTGGTGGTGACCACGTTCGGTCGGCCCGGCTACCTGCGCCGGGCGATGGAGGCGGGCGCGAACGGCTTCGTGGTCAAGGACACCCCGGCCCGGCAGCTCGCCGACGCGGTGCGCCGGGTGCACGCCGGCCTGCGGGTGGTCGACCCGACGCTGGCCGCCGAGACACTGGCCACCGGGTCGAGTCCGCTCACCGAGCGGGAGACCGAGGTGCTGCGCACGGCCCGGGGCGGTGGCACGGTGGCCGAGCTGGCCGCGACGCTGCACCTGTCCGAGGGGACGGTCCGCAACCACCTCTCGTCCGCCATCGGCAAGACCGGCGCCCGCAACCGCGCCGACGCCGTCCGGGTCGCCGAGGCCAACGGCTGGCTGCTCGGGTAG
- a CDS encoding sensor histidine kinase: MTSPPDRVRPVNRHWRFTGWLLAAVWLFFLNIPFVTALHQPELWRRVLGLASVIAFGVAYVLIFEWARARRQRHLPIPVGRARALLALLLAIGLVGIPGTGGDWLTTLVFVAAAAVFLLPPVESLVVVALAAATPPVTSRLVPGWEAESTVVFAVLLASFAMFGVSRLAQRNAELQAAQQEIRRLAVAEERARTARDLHDILGHSLTVVAVKAELAGRLLELDPARAATEIADVERLAREALADVRGTVGAYRGVDLASELAGARSALAAAGIVAELPETVPELPTDRDELFGWTVREGVTNAVRHSGARRCVIRVDPAAVEVRDDGRGPAGESAGAGHGLVGLRERAARLDATVTVARAPGGRGFLLRVTVPDTNGRDRG; this comes from the coding sequence GTGACGTCGCCGCCCGACCGGGTCCGGCCGGTGAACCGCCACTGGCGGTTCACCGGCTGGCTGCTCGCGGCGGTCTGGCTCTTCTTCCTCAACATCCCGTTCGTCACCGCCCTGCACCAGCCGGAGCTGTGGCGGCGGGTGCTCGGGCTCGCCTCGGTCATCGCCTTCGGCGTCGCGTACGTGCTGATCTTCGAGTGGGCTCGGGCCCGCCGGCAACGGCACCTCCCGATCCCGGTCGGTCGGGCCCGGGCGCTGCTCGCGTTGCTGCTCGCGATCGGCCTGGTCGGCATTCCGGGCACCGGCGGCGACTGGCTGACCACGCTGGTCTTCGTGGCCGCCGCCGCGGTGTTCCTGCTGCCGCCGGTGGAGTCGCTGGTCGTGGTGGCGCTGGCCGCCGCGACCCCGCCGGTGACCTCGCGCCTCGTGCCCGGCTGGGAGGCGGAGAGCACCGTCGTCTTCGCGGTGCTGCTCGCCTCGTTCGCCATGTTCGGGGTGAGTCGGCTGGCCCAGCGCAACGCCGAACTCCAGGCCGCGCAGCAGGAGATCCGCCGGCTCGCGGTGGCCGAGGAACGCGCGCGGACGGCCCGCGACCTGCACGACATCCTCGGGCACTCGCTGACCGTGGTGGCGGTCAAGGCCGAACTGGCCGGCCGGCTGCTGGAGCTGGACCCGGCCCGGGCGGCGACCGAGATCGCCGACGTGGAACGGCTGGCCCGGGAGGCGCTGGCCGACGTGCGGGGCACCGTCGGGGCGTACCGCGGGGTGGACCTGGCGTCCGAACTGGCCGGAGCCCGGTCGGCGCTGGCCGCCGCGGGCATCGTCGCGGAGCTGCCGGAGACGGTGCCGGAGCTGCCGACGGACCGGGACGAGCTGTTCGGCTGGACGGTCCGCGAGGGGGTGACGAACGCGGTGCGGCACAGCGGCGCGCGGCGCTGTGTGATCCGGGTGGACCCGGCGGCGGTGGAGGTCCGCGACGACGGTCGGGGACCGGCCGGCGAGTCGGCGGGCGCCGGGCACGGGCTGGTCGGGCTGCGGGAGCGGGCGGCCCGGTTGGACGCGACCGTGACGGTGGCCCGAGCGCCCGGCGGGCGCGGTTTCCTGCTCCGGGTCACGGTGCCGGACACGAACGGGAGGGACCGCGGGTGA
- a CDS encoding NADH-quinone oxidoreductase subunit NuoF family protein, with amino-acid sequence MMRTTVPPVACVGEPRLTAGFAEFGRLDLLAHEEVHGPIGPMEPAALLRLAEAIDLKGKGGAGFPFARKLRAVLESCERQDLAAVVVVNASEGEPASWKDKVLLTRAPHLVLDGAALAAFALDADEIVIGVADDDVGRPSLTEALQERRMPVPTTIVTVPHRFISGEGGALVNGINGLPHIPPGTKKRSSDSGVGGLPTLLSNAETYAQLAVAARIGPYEYAALGTDDEPGTVLLTVTGSAKRPAVVECAAGTPLREILDLCEVPPGPGILMGGYHGKWITAEAAERAEVSRKGLAAVGGTLGAGIIVPLGTDTCPLGEAAQVVRYLAGESAGQCGPCKMGLPDLARSVDLAVSGSAPIELVRAAAGDVKGRGACSHPDGTARFALSAMEVFADDLRLHATGEGCGKRVKGTMGLPGAPDGNPQKLTLDWSRCDGHGLCAHVVPDFIRLDGNGFPAFPATPVPTWLREGALKAVKVCPELALRLVKAE; translated from the coding sequence ATGATGCGGACGACCGTGCCCCCGGTCGCCTGCGTCGGTGAACCCCGCCTGACCGCCGGCTTCGCCGAGTTCGGCCGGCTCGACCTGCTCGCCCACGAGGAGGTGCACGGCCCGATCGGTCCGATGGAGCCGGCGGCGCTGCTGCGGCTCGCCGAGGCGATCGACCTCAAGGGCAAGGGCGGTGCGGGCTTCCCGTTCGCCCGCAAGCTGCGCGCGGTGCTGGAGTCCTGCGAGCGGCAGGACCTGGCCGCCGTGGTGGTGGTCAACGCCAGCGAGGGCGAGCCGGCCAGTTGGAAGGACAAGGTGCTGCTCACCCGGGCGCCGCACCTCGTCCTGGACGGCGCCGCGCTGGCCGCGTTCGCGCTGGACGCCGACGAGATCGTGATCGGGGTGGCCGACGACGACGTGGGCCGGCCCTCACTGACCGAGGCGTTGCAGGAACGGCGGATGCCGGTGCCGACCACCATCGTCACCGTGCCGCACCGGTTCATCTCCGGTGAGGGCGGCGCGCTGGTCAACGGCATCAACGGCCTGCCGCACATCCCGCCCGGCACCAAGAAGCGCTCCAGCGACTCCGGCGTCGGCGGGCTGCCCACCCTGCTCTCCAACGCCGAGACGTACGCCCAACTCGCGGTCGCCGCCCGGATCGGCCCGTACGAGTACGCCGCGCTCGGCACCGACGACGAGCCGGGCACCGTGCTGCTCACCGTCACCGGGTCGGCGAAGCGGCCGGCCGTGGTGGAGTGCGCCGCCGGCACCCCGCTGCGCGAGATCCTCGACCTGTGCGAGGTGCCGCCCGGGCCGGGCATCCTGATGGGCGGCTACCACGGCAAGTGGATCACCGCCGAGGCGGCGGAGCGGGCCGAGGTCTCCCGCAAGGGACTGGCCGCGGTCGGCGGCACGCTCGGCGCCGGCATCATCGTGCCGCTCGGCACCGACACCTGCCCGCTCGGCGAGGCCGCCCAGGTGGTCCGCTACCTGGCCGGTGAGTCCGCCGGGCAGTGCGGCCCGTGCAAGATGGGACTGCCCGACCTGGCCCGCTCCGTCGACCTCGCCGTCTCCGGCAGCGCCCCGATCGAGCTGGTCCGGGCCGCCGCCGGCGACGTGAAGGGGCGCGGCGCGTGCAGCCACCCGGACGGCACCGCCCGGTTCGCGCTGTCCGCCATGGAGGTGTTCGCCGACGACCTGCGGCTGCACGCCACCGGGGAGGGCTGCGGCAAACGGGTCAAGGGCACGATGGGCCTGCCCGGCGCGCCCGACGGCAACCCGCAGAAGCTCACCCTGGACTGGTCCCGCTGCGACGGGCACGGACTCTGCGCGCACGTCGTGCCGGACTTCATCCGGCTCGACGGCAACGGCTTCCCCGCCTTCCCCGCCACCCCGGTGCCGACCTGGCTGCGCGAGGGCGCGCTCAAGGCGGTCAAGGTCTGTCCCGAACTCGCGCTCCGGCTGGTCAAGGCGGAGTGA
- a CDS encoding TlpA family protein disulfide reductase has protein sequence MASPTVRRLGAAAVLAATLTATAACAVGPERTTSVGTVAAPSAAAPTTAASASAGPSSPAPSPTAPARVPKTLAFDAKTLDGTAFSAAALAGRPVVLWFWAPWCATCASQAWTVAEIAPTYRDTVPIVGVAGLGQQKAMKEFVTEFDLAGTPQLDDRAGAVWRRFKVVEQSTFVILDRDGKVVHQGFLDGESLTRQVETLARG, from the coding sequence ATGGCATCACCCACCGTTCGTCGTCTCGGGGCCGCCGCCGTGCTGGCCGCCACGCTCACCGCCACGGCGGCCTGCGCGGTCGGTCCCGAGCGGACCACGTCGGTCGGTACGGTGGCCGCCCCGTCCGCCGCCGCGCCGACCACCGCCGCGAGCGCGTCGGCCGGCCCGTCGTCGCCCGCCCCGTCGCCGACCGCGCCGGCCCGGGTGCCGAAGACACTGGCGTTCGACGCGAAGACCCTCGACGGTACGGCGTTCTCCGCCGCCGCCCTGGCCGGGCGGCCGGTGGTGCTCTGGTTCTGGGCCCCCTGGTGCGCCACCTGCGCCAGCCAGGCGTGGACCGTCGCCGAGATCGCCCCGACCTACCGGGACACGGTGCCGATCGTCGGCGTCGCCGGGCTCGGCCAGCAGAAGGCGATGAAGGAGTTCGTCACCGAGTTCGACCTGGCCGGCACCCCGCAGCTCGACGACCGCGCCGGCGCGGTGTGGCGCCGCTTCAAGGTGGTCGAGCAGAGCACGTTCGTCATCCTCGACCGGGACGGCAAGGTGGTCCACCAGGGCTTCCTCGACGGCGAGTCGCTCACCCGGCAGGTCGAGACGCTGGCCCGGGGATGA
- a CDS encoding L,D-transpeptidase, translating to MLFDRFTARRPPGWLLAALGVPLLLVVALLVGRALTATAPPPAPTVAAPPTSPTASPRPSPMESVPPAAPAPADLPVVTYDPAPRGFPADPAPADTTPLGEGLRPDRNVAAYDAPGGRPLAFLAPTISGVRLTVPIVERRAGWTAVLLPSANRTVGWLPSGGWTTVALRDQIVVERRTHRLTWNRDGRAVRSWPVSLGMSGQLTPLGRTFVLGRTPPPQDVYGGVDIFALGAIPDDPDAVPTGLRGAHIGLHSWYNDDTLGENVTNGCIRLTRSAQRQLLAELEPGTGLVVVDRLP from the coding sequence GTGCTGTTCGACCGGTTTACCGCACGCCGGCCTCCCGGCTGGCTGCTCGCCGCGCTCGGCGTACCGCTGCTGCTGGTCGTCGCGCTGCTGGTGGGCCGCGCGCTCACCGCCACCGCTCCGCCGCCCGCGCCGACCGTCGCCGCGCCCCCGACGTCCCCGACGGCCTCGCCGCGCCCGTCGCCGATGGAGTCCGTCCCGCCCGCCGCGCCCGCACCGGCCGACCTCCCGGTGGTCACCTACGACCCGGCGCCCCGCGGCTTCCCGGCCGATCCGGCTCCGGCCGACACCACCCCGCTGGGCGAAGGGCTGCGCCCGGACCGGAACGTGGCCGCCTACGACGCGCCCGGCGGACGACCGCTGGCCTTCCTCGCCCCGACCATCAGCGGGGTCCGGCTGACCGTGCCGATCGTCGAACGCCGGGCCGGCTGGACCGCGGTGCTGCTCCCCTCGGCCAACCGCACCGTCGGCTGGCTGCCGTCCGGCGGCTGGACCACCGTGGCGCTACGTGACCAGATCGTGGTGGAGCGCCGCACGCACCGGCTCACCTGGAACCGGGACGGGCGCGCGGTGCGCTCCTGGCCGGTCAGTCTCGGCATGTCCGGCCAGCTCACCCCGCTCGGTCGCACGTTCGTGCTGGGTCGCACCCCACCCCCGCAGGACGTCTACGGCGGCGTCGACATCTTCGCCCTCGGCGCGATCCCCGACGACCCGGACGCGGTGCCGACCGGACTGCGCGGCGCCCACATCGGACTGCACAGCTGGTACAACGACGACACGCTCGGCGAGAACGTCACCAACGGCTGCATCCGGCTCACCCGCAGCGCCCAGCGCCAGCTCCTCGCCGAACTGGAACCCGGCACCGGCCTCGTGGTCGTCGACCGCCTCCCCTGA
- a CDS encoding cytochrome c biogenesis CcdA family protein: protein MTGALLLALTAGMLGAVNPCGFAMLPAYLSLLVAGPGDGRGAVGRALTATAGLTLGYVLVFGAFGLAVAPAADWLRPRLPWLTVTLGVLLALAGCWLLAGRRLPAPRPFTTAPRLTRTWPSMALFGAAYALTSLTCAIAPFLAIVVTSLRAGSPLRGLALFGAYALGMALVVGVAALAVALLRGRVVAGLRGAGAWVPRLSGLVLLVAGGYVAWYGWYEVRFALGRRDAFTDPVIRTAARAQQALVGAVDTLGPAVLTALLTLLLLLTTLTPRPRDLAVGARAEGVKRTSHGPEVQDRGGEVGAGERGRVSAG, encoded by the coding sequence ATGACCGGCGCGCTGCTGCTCGCGCTGACCGCCGGCATGCTCGGCGCGGTCAACCCGTGCGGCTTCGCGATGCTGCCCGCGTACCTGTCGTTGCTGGTGGCCGGCCCCGGCGACGGCCGCGGCGCGGTCGGCCGCGCGCTCACCGCGACGGCCGGGCTGACCCTCGGGTACGTGCTGGTCTTCGGCGCGTTCGGGCTGGCCGTGGCGCCGGCGGCGGACTGGCTGCGGCCCCGGTTGCCCTGGCTGACCGTGACCCTCGGCGTGCTCCTGGCGCTGGCCGGCTGCTGGCTGCTCGCCGGCCGGCGGTTGCCCGCGCCCCGCCCGTTCACCACCGCGCCCCGGCTCACCCGCACCTGGCCGTCCATGGCGCTGTTCGGCGCGGCGTACGCGCTCACGTCGCTGACCTGCGCGATCGCGCCGTTCCTGGCGATCGTGGTGACCAGCCTGCGGGCCGGGTCGCCGCTGCGCGGGCTGGCGCTGTTCGGCGCGTACGCCCTCGGGATGGCCCTGGTGGTCGGTGTGGCCGCGCTGGCCGTGGCGTTGCTGCGCGGGCGGGTGGTGGCCGGACTGCGCGGCGCCGGCGCGTGGGTGCCGCGCCTGAGCGGCCTGGTGCTGCTGGTCGCCGGCGGCTACGTCGCCTGGTACGGCTGGTACGAGGTGCGCTTCGCCCTGGGCCGCCGCGACGCCTTCACCGACCCGGTGATCCGCACCGCCGCCCGGGCGCAGCAGGCACTGGTGGGCGCCGTCGACACTCTGGGCCCCGCCGTCCTCACGGCCCTCCTGACCCTGCTGCTCCTCCTCACCACCCTCACCCCCCGCCCCCGCGATCTTGCAGTTGGTGCCCGGGCGGAAGGGGTGAAGCGGACTTCTCACGGGCCGGAAGTGCAAGATCGCGGGGGAGAGGTGGGGGCGGGGGAGCGGGGGCGGGTCAGCGCGGGGTGA